The DNA segment GCTGAAGCTAATATAGATAAGCTCAAACATCAGCATGAACAAATGGATCAACTTTATGATGCGTTGTTAAAATCTATTCGGGTTAATTAATTTAATAAAATAGTCAAACTAAAAAAACGCCATTGGAACTGCGTACAGCTTGTTTCAATGGCGTTTGTTATATCTGTGAGGGGGCTGGGACATTTTGACTTTGTGCGCTGGGAAACCGATATACGGCGTACCAAAAGCAGAATTTTCGACAGAAACTCGTACAATTCGTTAAACTAAAGAACAGTTTCGCCTCTTTGTACGGTTCTGCTCAAATTCTAAACGCTTTTGTCCCGACCTCTTGCTTATTTTCTATATTTTAACTTCGCGAATGCGTCATGTTGGTGAATAGATTCTTCGTTACGACATTCGATGTCGAAACCTTCGATCCAATCTAAATCTACTAAGTCGGCAGCGATTAAACGGATAAGGTCTTCAACGAATCTTGGATTTTCATATGCGCGTTCAGTGACACGTTTTTCATCTGGACGTTTCAGGATAGGATAGAGGATAGAACTTGCATTCGCTTCCATCGCATCTAGTATCGTCTCTTTAAAGTTATCCATCAGTTCAGTATCTTTATCGATATAGGCTTTCACAGTTACGATACCGCGTTGATTGTGCGCAGAATACTCACTAATTTCTTTAGAACATGGACAAAGTGTTGTAACAGCCGCTTCAATCGTCACCTCTTTACGCGTCACTTGATCTTGGTCGATTGCTAAACCATAAGTGACATCTGCATGTCCGACACCTTTAATTTGTGTTACAGGACTTAAACGGTCAAAGAACCATTTTGCTGAGACATCAAGGCCGGCTGCATTTTGTTGCATGCTCTCTTGTAAGCTACGTAAGATTTGGTAAAGTGCGTTGAAATCGAGTTCTATACCGTTATGATAGTGTTTCTCTACGCTTTCAAGAATACGGCTCATGTTAATGCCTTTTTCGTCTTGGTTTAAGCTTGTTGAAAAGCTAAAGTTTCCTGCAGTTTGAAAACGATCTACAAGCACAGGGTAAACTAAGTTCTTAATTCCAACTTCTTCTATTTCAAATAGGAAATTTTTATGTGTGCTTTGTAAATCTGTCATCTGCTCTTTATTTGTCGGTTTCGTACCTTCTACTGGGTCGACGGAACCAAAGTGTTTCCACCGACCTGCTCTTGTAGATAAATCAAATTCAGTCATGCTATTGCCTCCACTTAAGATTCAAAGTTATATATATAATAAGGTTCAACTTCTAAGAAACTTTGTGCGCCTCCAGCGACATCTGGTGTTGCTAATTGTTTTAAGAATGGACCTGTTTGTGATGCATGTGCTTCGAATGCACGTAATTTAACGTCTTTGTATTCACCAATTTCATTTAATATGTCAGGTTCGCCTAGTTTTTCAGGTGCATCATTGCTAAATGCTACGAGTTGTAAGCGTGGTCGTTCTGCTTTAGGCATGCGTTCTACTGTGCGTACCACGGCTTCAGCAGTTGCCTCATGATCCGGATGTACTGCGAATTTAGGATAAAATGAAATGATGACTGATGGCTGTAATTCATCAATCAGTGATTTCACCATCGCATCCATTTCTTCGTGAGGTTCAAATTCTACCGTTTTATCACGATATCCCATCTTACGTAAGTCAGTAATGCCAATTGCGTCCATTGCGTCTTCTAGCTCTTTCTCTCTAATGTCAGGTAACGTTTCGCGTGTTGCGAATGGCGGATTGCCTAAGTTACGTCCCATTTGTCCAAGTGTTAAACAAGCATACGTTACGGGTACGCCGTTATCTATATATCTAGCTAATGTTCCAGCAGATGAGAAAGTTTCATCATCAGGATGTGGAAATATAACTAATACTTGACTGTCCTCTGCCATTATTCGACCTCCTTATACATGAAATGGTTGCGTGCTAATTTCGAGTGCAGCCGCAAGTTGACCTTCGTAGTTAAAGCCTGCTAAGAGGAATTCGCCTCTCTCGTTTATTTCGTAATGTGTTAACCCTTGAACATAAGTCCAACCGTTATCCTTTAATTTAAGCCCAACTCTGTATGGGTCTTTGTCTCCACCTTTAAGTTGCGCATGTTCGTATGTGACTTGGATATTTCTTAAAAAAGTACCTGCATTAAAAACACGTTGATCAAAGTGTGCAGCGTATGCCCCGTTTGTCGTTTCTACGTGTAAGTAGACAGGTTGGTTTGCGTATGAAGAAAGGATTTCTTGTACTTTCTGTTCATTTATTTGTTCCAAAGTGTTGCCTCCTTGCTCGTTTGAACCTGACATCTTCCCAATAAATAATAATAATTATCGTAATATATATATGATGAGTTCGATCACTTTGATTGTCAACTGGCATTTTAATTATTTAACTCAAATTATATACAATGTAATTGTGAAATGTTTATCTGTCTATTTTACTAGAAAAAGTTAAATAAATGTATATCTCTGCTCAATTTCTGTAAAGAATTTTAAAATATTGATAAGACTTTAAAGTACTCATCGCAATGCTTTTATTCCATAGTTAAAGACGTATAATGAAGGTGAGTTCGAAACTTAGATAATTAAGAAGATTGTGAATATATTTGTTGATTCAATGACATAGGGGGTTGTACTTTTATGAAAATAACAAACTTAGGTTCTCGTGATCACGCTTCATTTTATGTTGCATGTGAACTGTTTAACCAAATCAGTGAACAACCAAAAAGTATATTAGGATTAGCTACAGGAGGGACAATGATAGAAGTTTATCATTATCTCGTAGAGTTATTGTTAAAAAATAAGCAAGATGTGTCACAAATAGAAACATTCAATTTAGATGAATATGTCGGTCTGTCTCAAGATCATCCAGAAAGTTACCACCATTATATGCAAGATATTATATTTAATCCTTATCCTCATTTTTCAAAGGATTTAATACATGTACCCAATGGCGTTGCACCTGATTTAGAAGAAGAAGCGGAACGTTATGAAAGTTTAATTAATCAACAGGGGCCTGTAGATATACAAATATTAGGTATTGGTGAAAATGGTCATATCGGATTCAATGAACCAGGGACACCTTTCGATAGTCCAACACATGTTGTAGATTTAACTGAAAGTACGATTAAAGCGAATAGTCGTTATTTCGATAATGAAGCTGAAGTACCTAAACAAGCTATCTCCATGGGATTGAATTCAATCTTTAAAGCGAAACGTATTATTTTATTAGCTTTTGGTAAATCTAAACGAGAAGCAATGATGCGATTACAAGAGGGTAAAGTGAATCCTGATGTTCCAGCTACAATCTTACATGAGCATCCTAATGTTGAGGTGTATGTGGACGATGAGGCGATGCCTTAAACGTGGCTAGCGTTTAAATTGTATGCAAAAGGGTACGAAAACAATGTAAAAGCATTGATTTAATAGGGATATTTAATCATGACTTATGGAACATTTTAAACAATGGAAAGGATGATTAAAGTGGAATTACAATTAGCAATTGATTTATTAAATAAAGAAGAAGCTGCAGAGCTTGCAAATAAAGTGAAAGATTATGTAGATATCGTAGAAATTGGTACACCGATTGTGATTAATGAAGGTTTACCATCTGTACAACATTTAAATGATAACATTGATGGTGTTAAAGTGCTTGCCGACTTAAAAATCATGGACGCTGCAGACTACGAAGTAAGCCAAGCAGTTAAATTTGGTGCAGACGTAGTTACAATCTTAGGTGTTGCAGAAGATGCTTCAATCAAAGCAGCAGTTGAAGAAGCACATAAAAATGATAAAGAATTACTTGTAGATATGATTGCTGTACAAGATTTACAAAAACGTGCGAAAGAATTAGATGAATTAGGTGCAGATTATATCGCAGTGCATACAGGTTATGATTTACAAGCAGAAGGTGAATCACCATTAGAAAGCTTACGTCAAGTTAAGTCAGTAATAAATAACTCTAAAGTAGCTGTTATCGGAGGCATTAAGCCAGAAACTATTAAAGAAGTCGTAGCAGAAGATCCTGACTTAGTTGTTGTAGGTGGCGGTATTGCCAATGCTGACGATCCAGTAGCAGCTGCAAAACAATGCAGAGATGCGATTGAAGGTAAATAATATGACTGAATTTACAAATTATCGATTAATTCTCGATGAATTAGAACAAACATTATCCCATGTAAATGGTGATGAAGCAACGACATTTTTAAACCGTATCGTAGAAAGTGAACGTGTATTTGTTGCAGGTAAAGGACGCTCAGGTTTCGTAGCGAACAGCTTTGCAATGCGTTTAAACCAATTGGGTAAACAAGCTCATGTTGTTGGGGAATCAACAACACCATCGATTTCTGAAAATGATTTATTCGTCGTAGCATCAGGTTCTGGTTCAACAGAGCACTTACGTTTACTTGCGGATAAAGCGAAATCAGCAGGTGCTGAAGTTGTATTACTCACAACAAAGCCAGAGTCGGCTATTGGTGAATTAGCAAATGCAGTCATTGAATTACCTGCAGGCACGAAATATGACATAGAAGGTTCTTCACAACCTTTAGGTAGTTTATTTGAACAATCTGCACAAATATTTTTAGACAGTATTGTGTTAGACTTAATGAAATCACTTAAAGTCGATGAAACAACGATGCAAAGTAATCACGCAAATTTAGAATAATCTTTATTAATCAATAGACAAGGCATACTCATTAGTGAGTATGCCTTTTTTGTTTTTAAATTGATTGCTTTTGGGATGAAGTTCCACTTTAAAGGTTGAAAATGGGATTATTCAATATATGGTTTCCATAAATTGATTCAATATAATGCTTATTTGGGATTAATATGTTACGTGTTACCACATAGGATGAAAAGACAAATTGTAGAAATTAATGTTAAGATAACTTGTATCGAAGTTAACAAAAGTGGTGTGATTATGGAATTATTAAATCGATTAAAACGATATACAAAAGAACGCCCTCATCAATGTGCTTTTAGATTTGATCAAGCTACTTTGAACTATGGAGAATTGTACGACAGAGTAATGCAGATTAAACATCGCATAG comes from the Staphylococcus hsinchuensis genome and includes:
- the folE2 gene encoding GTP cyclohydrolase FolE2 produces the protein MTEFDLSTRAGRWKHFGSVDPVEGTKPTNKEQMTDLQSTHKNFLFEIEEVGIKNLVYPVLVDRFQTAGNFSFSTSLNQDEKGINMSRILESVEKHYHNGIELDFNALYQILRSLQESMQQNAAGLDVSAKWFFDRLSPVTQIKGVGHADVTYGLAIDQDQVTRKEVTIEAAVTTLCPCSKEISEYSAHNQRGIVTVKAYIDKDTELMDNFKETILDAMEANASSILYPILKRPDEKRVTERAYENPRFVEDLIRLIAADLVDLDWIEGFDIECRNEESIHQHDAFAKLKYRK
- the bshB2 gene encoding bacillithiol biosynthesis deacetylase BshB2, coding for MAEDSQVLVIFPHPDDETFSSAGTLARYIDNGVPVTYACLTLGQMGRNLGNPPFATRETLPDIREKELEDAMDAIGITDLRKMGYRDKTVEFEPHEEMDAMVKSLIDELQPSVIISFYPKFAVHPDHEATAEAVVRTVERMPKAERPRLQLVAFSNDAPEKLGEPDILNEIGEYKDVKLRAFEAHASQTGPFLKQLATPDVAGGAQSFLEVEPYYIYNFES
- a CDS encoding YojF family protein, which gives rise to MSGSNEQGGNTLEQINEQKVQEILSSYANQPVYLHVETTNGAYAAHFDQRVFNAGTFLRNIQVTYEHAQLKGGDKDPYRVGLKLKDNGWTYVQGLTHYEINERGEFLLAGFNYEGQLAAALEISTQPFHV
- the nagB gene encoding glucosamine-6-phosphate deaminase — encoded protein: MKITNLGSRDHASFYVACELFNQISEQPKSILGLATGGTMIEVYHYLVELLLKNKQDVSQIETFNLDEYVGLSQDHPESYHHYMQDIIFNPYPHFSKDLIHVPNGVAPDLEEEAERYESLINQQGPVDIQILGIGENGHIGFNEPGTPFDSPTHVVDLTESTIKANSRYFDNEAEVPKQAISMGLNSIFKAKRIILLAFGKSKREAMMRLQEGKVNPDVPATILHEHPNVEVYVDDEAMP
- the hxlA gene encoding 3-hexulose-6-phosphate synthase; the protein is MELQLAIDLLNKEEAAELANKVKDYVDIVEIGTPIVINEGLPSVQHLNDNIDGVKVLADLKIMDAADYEVSQAVKFGADVVTILGVAEDASIKAAVEEAHKNDKELLVDMIAVQDLQKRAKELDELGADYIAVHTGYDLQAEGESPLESLRQVKSVINNSKVAVIGGIKPETIKEVVAEDPDLVVVGGGIANADDPVAAAKQCRDAIEGK
- the hxlB gene encoding 6-phospho-3-hexuloisomerase encodes the protein MTEFTNYRLILDELEQTLSHVNGDEATTFLNRIVESERVFVAGKGRSGFVANSFAMRLNQLGKQAHVVGESTTPSISENDLFVVASGSGSTEHLRLLADKAKSAGAEVVLLTTKPESAIGELANAVIELPAGTKYDIEGSSQPLGSLFEQSAQIFLDSIVLDLMKSLKVDETTMQSNHANLE